AACattaaaaagttatttattAAGAAGTAACAAAAGAGTAGGCACTTACACAATTTTTGTTTCAGCAAAATGGAGTATGCAATGCGCCAAAAATTGGTAGAAATAAAAGTAGTAGCGACTGTAGCAGCATCAACGATAACAAATAgtggaaattaaaaaatacccTATGCTGTGGTATGGCATATATAATTGGCATGTGCCGTGTTGCTCATTTGCACgaggaaaaaaagatagaaaaaaagatgtaGGCAGGATGCAAACACGAAAACGATCTAGGGATGGCGGTTTGAACACGAATAATCAACCACACTGCGTAATCCTGAGGGCATCAGTATGCAATTACACAGATTAGAAAGTGCATCATACACTTAGATATATTTCCTAATAGAGAAGGGGATAAACAGATCCACTACTCCCACACGCGTACTCATAAGTAGGTGTGATTGAAGTAATCATCTCGTTCAGCACTCTTGTACTCATCAATAAGATTTTGCGTAATTTCTTTGGAGGATTCCATTTCTTCAAAATTTCCTTGCCCATCAGCACTTGAAAACATTggttcttttttataattttctaaaaaggctcttcttttaaaaagTCTATCGAACTGAGTAACACATCGTTCAAATAAAGTTGATATGGATGTGTGGTTAGCCATCATAAGACCACAAACTTTATGTGTTGAAACAACATGAGGTGACTGTTTTGCTAAAGTTACTTGTATAGATGCAGGATtccatttaataaaattgacTAATTTTCTATCTCGAATTCTTTGTAATCCTTTATGTACTTGTGTTGGATCTGTTTCTCCTCTAATGATatttaaaatggaaatatacATACCCCTTCTAACTGGTACAGATaccataatatttttagtatGTAATAATCTTTTCATAACATCTAATACTGTAGTTTTCTGTACATTAGACACATGTTTTTCAATAGTGATTGGAGTGTAAGACGTTACTAGGAAATGGCATTTCggatttattattaatgatGATATTAAACTAATCATATCATTGTTCATACTACCTGGGTATCTCAAAGTAGTTGTAGATGCTGACATAACATTAGATATAATAGTATTTGTTTGTTGAAATGTAggattatttaattttaatttatctacAAAGATTCTATTCAATGAAGTGTTATCAATAACTACTACACTATCTGTACTTAAAATTAATCTTTTTAAAGTTAATATACTATTATATGGTTGAACTACCACATCACTACTCTCATTAGTCAGTAATGGAAAAACAGAAAATGTTTGAATCAtcttttttgaataattatcATTAAGTAATTCTAATAAATAACTACCCATACCACTACCAGTACCTCCTGCAATTGAAtgagataaaataaatcctTCTAAATTATCACTGTTATCAACTTCTCTATCAATCATATCTATAATTTCTTCTTCTACTTTATGTCCTTGACTATAACCACAACCCCAATTATTCCCAGCACCACCTCCTTCTTTtgatataaacatattttctggattatataaattacggAATTCACTTGTCTGAATGCTATTAATAACACGAGGTTCCAAATCGAATAGTAATGCTCTCGGAATAAAATGTTCATCATCTgcttgataaaaaaatatatcttttctatcttcatttaaaaaattattattttttaaaattcctTCCTGGTCAATATTGTGCTCATTACATAGTTGCTTCCAAAACTCGACCCCTATTTGGTTTCCGCACTGACCACACtgtaatgttattatttccCTTGGCATTTCAGCTATGCTCGGTTAGTGTGGTAGTAGAAGCAGTAGAACAGTATAAGCAGTAGAACAGTATAAGCAGTAGAATAGCATAAGCAGTAGAACAGTATAAGCAGTAGAACAGTATAAGCAGTAGAATAGCATAAGCAGTAGAACAGTATAAGCAGTAGAACAGTATAAGCAGTAGAATAGTATAATCAGTAGAACAGTATAAGCAGTAGAAGCAGCACAGACCGAAGAAAcgtgcacacatatatatgtatgtatatatgtatgtatgtatgtttgagGTGCAAAAAAGCTAGAAAAGGCCTCCCCTTACGAGTTTTCTGTGATTGATTGTTTTTTGGATATATCCTACGGAGTGTTCAGTGGGTGGTATTGTGAAAGAACATGCAGAACATGTAGTGCTTATGTGTGGGagtaaattatttgtttggATACTAATTTAAGTCGTTCTTTAAAATAGTTCATAATTATTGCTTGTTGGCCTCTCttgttacaaaaaaaaaaaaaaaaaaaattaactacCGGTATACAGAAGGCACATGTGAAGCATAAACGTACACAAGTATATATAGTCCAGCAGCGTAAACACACACGTGCATATACTAgattaaacatataaacacaCACAACGCGCTTGTGCAAATTTTCCCCTTTCTTGcagagaaaataaattgattATTCCCCTCTCCTTTAGGAAATAGTAAGAGAATAAGttgaacgaaaaaaaaaaaaaaggtaatttgccgctaattttttttgcttcgTATATTTTTGCTCCCCTTCTTCCCTTATTCCTGCTTAATTAATTTCGCAGTTATTGTTAGTAAATTTGCTAATTATTTTGTCGATTAACTTCTTAATTTGTTAACTTCTTAATTTGTTAACTTCTTAATTTGTTAACTTCTTAATTTGTTAACTTCTTAATTTGTTAACTTCTTAATTTGTTAACTTCCTAATTTGCTAACCTCTTTCTCCTTCCCTGTTTTTTAATCAAAtggtataaattttttgaagcagtcccttttctttcttttctttcttttcctttttttcttttttttctttcttttcctttttttctttcttttctttcttttcgtttttttctttcttttctctcttttctttcttttcgtttttttctttcttttctttcttttcgttttttttctttctttctttttttaaatgtctAAGTTAAATTCAACAAAATACAGGAATGCTCCAAAAATTTTCCAATTCGTAAAAAATTAGCTGAACGTTAAGGAACatctttttcccttttcctgaacatataatatttttaaaacaatataaactaaaaattttttttttttttttttttttttttttttttcttttcttttcctgatattattttaatgacACAGTGTTCTTCAGTGGTCAAGCTAAAAATATGGGAAACGTGGTtaaatttggaaaaataCAGAGAAATGTTCTTAAAAACATAGAACTATAGTTCAATGCAGTTAAGGTGTACACACATGTGAATGTTTGTATTTTGTATATGAACTTTTCGCATACGTATTTGCAAGGGGTAAGATGACTGCATGATGCGATTGTATTCCTATGTATGTTTATTGGTATGCTTATCCGCTCGCTCATCCATTTGCGTATTCGTGTGTACTGCCCTTTTGTTTGCGTTCATATTCGATTTCAAATGCGAATACCACGTATcgcatatatttacaaatgtattttctccttttcctttttctgcTTTCTCTAAATTTGTGTTTCTTTCAAGCGAATGCATTCCACTGAGTAAGCAGTAATTTCTTCCCCTTTTGATTACCATCAGTAAAAAGGAGCATGAGGGGTAACACATATaagatacatacatatgcatatatatatatatataatacatatatatatatgtgcacatgtATTGTACATGTGTGTAATTATGTACGTACACACACAAATAGCAACAATTAATTGTCCATGTTGtgactattttttttttttttttaaattaatgaacatgcataatatttttttataatcatattacaagtcttatttattaatttttttaaaataatttattctcCCCCTTTCCCCATTTATCAAAGATCAATGCAGTGgttaaatatgaacaaaaagacatagatatatatacgtggCACATAAAATTACGCATGTACAAATTTTGCCACAGTATTTTTAtgtgttttttaaaaaaaaaaaaaggcgcaaaaaaaaataaatgaaaaattttaataagtcGGAAGAAAAGATGACACAGCATAAAGTGAGGCAAATTGAAACGAAATgcgatataataaaataaaaaaaaaaaaaatgctacttttttatgaacatgcaagaaaataattgtaaCCGTAATATGTAAATGAGTAGGGGGGAGGGCAgtatatatcataataaaagtaaaactaagaaaaaaaggaggatGTAAGAAATGTGTGTGTATTTAACCATTTTTCTACATAAATTTCGCGAAAAAAAACATCATAAAAAGCataaaacttaaaaatgtaaaaacaaaagttacacttaaaaaaaaaaaaagaaaaaaaagacatgCAGTAAAAGATTGAAGgaacaataaaaaagggTTGACTGCGCGGggcacaaaaaaataaaaaagagtagGAATAAgacaaaaaagaatataacaTAACTGTATTGAACAAATTTGAatggaataaataaacataggAGGAATTAAAATGACAACATTGTATAGCTagccaaaataaaaatgaaaccCTATCCGCATACAAATAAGCGCGGGAAGAGCCTTTCTGATGGAATgggaaaaatacaaattactTCCTTACCTTGGTCAGGTAAAAATGgactcaaaaaaaataattacgtcaaaaatattttgtcttcaaatatgaaaatttaccTGTTCTCACCATTGTGTCAAAAAAGGCGTAAAACAGTAccacaaaaaaagaaattacaaCTGTGCGGAACACTGCGCGgtgggggaaaaaaaaaattaaattaaacaaaattaaacaaaattaagcgaaattaaacaaaattaaacaaaattaaacgaaattaaacaaaattaaacgaaattaaacaaaattaaacgAAATTACGCAAAATTACGCAAAATTACGTAAAATTACGCAGAATTACGCAGAATTACGCAGAATTACGCAGAATTACGCGGAATTACACAAAATTTACGCGAATGAACTGCATTATGCAGACTCGGAAAAAATGCACATTCACCCGTGCGtggtatttcttttttttcttttttttcttttttttccattaccTATATTATTCGTCAAATTCTGGGGGGAGAAGTCCACATGTTTGTTAAAGTAACTTATCACACTATCCCTTGCAGTGCTACATTTCGAAAATAGAGTACTAACAGTGCTCATCTCATTTATAAAGTCCTTTGGATAGATCGAAATTTCGTCAATTTCGAATCTAGGATTTTCAACCATAGATATGATGTTTTCTTCGTCCCTTATGGGTCTTCTGCTGTCTTCATTTGTCTGCATAGCATTATAACGTTCAGTTTTGTGTACAACGtcattatcataataataattataccCATCCTCCTTTTTATggatattacattttttatatctcttTTTAATAGCTTCAGTAGTGTATCTCTTTAAGTTTATTAGAGATTTTTCTAACTCTGGCATTgcattactttttatttgacCCTTAAAAAAGGTATGTTTAACAAAAgaaatatcataaaaaaaatcaatatGTGTATTATTATGGTGCTCATTGTTATGCCTAACCTGGTTCCCTTTATCACCTACAACgttatgcatatgtacagtAACAACTGTGTGGAAGCATCCAGCAAGTGGAACATTACATAACAGAACTAAAactttttgaataattatgttattttcaaaaaagaaaaaacttaatttttctttcacATTCGATCTGGATGGCATTccaaatacttttttttttttatcatcatcaaataaagaaacattatataaaaattcacaagtgaaaaatttattttgttcatatattttatctaaatttcgtaaattatcataatttaaattttttggaTTTTTTTCCAATACGTTTCTAACTAAAGGATTATCATTAtcaaatttagaaaaaatgtctaaaaataattgcttaaaataatattcatgtatataaagACTATCTATATGATTATtacattgtatatatttcttttcctttaaaaTATCTTCTTCTTTAGAACTAATTTTCATTGGTAGAGCATTCTTTCTAGATTCTATCTTAACACCCCTATCCAATTTGTCAGTTATTACATTTGTCACATCATCACCTGGTTGTTCATCTGCTTCTTTTAAGTTGCCCCCAAAAATGTAGTTAGTCCT
This genomic interval from Plasmodium brasilianum strain Bolivian I chromosome 1, whole genome shotgun sequence contains the following:
- a CDS encoding tubulin gamma chain, translating into MPREIITLQCGQCGNQIGVEFWKQLCNEHNIDQEGILKNNNFLNEDRKDIFFYQADDEHFIPRALLFDLEPRVINSIQTSEFRNLYNPENMFISKEGGGAGNNWGCGYSQGHKVEEEIIDMIDREVDNSDNLEGFILSHSIAGGTGSGMGSYLLELLNDNYSKKMIQTFSVFPLLTNESSDVVVQPYNSILTLKRLILSTDSVVVIDNTSLNRIFVDKLKLNNPTFQQTNTIISNVMSASTTTLRYPGSMNNDMISLISSLIINPKCHFLVTSYTPITIEKHVSNVQKTTVLDVMKRLLHTKNIMVSVPVRRGMYISILNIIRGETDPTQVHKGLQRIRDRKLVNFIKWNPASIQVTLAKQSPHVVSTHKVCGLMMANHTSISTLFERCVTQFDRLFKRRAFLENYKKEPMFSSADGQGNFEEMESSKEITQNLIDEYKSAERDDYFNHTYL